From one Anopheles bellator chromosome 1, idAnoBellAS_SP24_06.2, whole genome shotgun sequence genomic stretch:
- the LOC131205440 gene encoding protein artichoke-like, with translation MKPQRRNHLIILTVVQLVLLAGAALGLPGQSSFSCHQHGQECKLWNLYLDTAEEVSEAIIDTGNGAFAEVEISFSSLPTIPPSLFADNENVVSLKMEDCDVELLEKGTFEDAGELKYLQLPKNHLTTLIDDVFAPASKLLRLHLGSNRIVTVEEFAFRGLDNLETLRLSRNKLAQFPAKLFAGLDQLTELNLDHNHAETLPDRLFEELTQLRELHLDHNYLTTLSRNTFAGLKGLRKLILKENELSSIDPLAFSPLVTLTELDLEGNNLKLLSPNTFAPLVHLRELVLTDNYIERLDDAIFAGNGNLEILKLNNNSIEELQPAVLTSLRNLEDLALHHNEIRALDKHLFKSAASLKVLQLEGNVIQKLSPGTFEGLRRLETLDLEDNSLSAIDGGLFAGLTSLEKLYINENQIEELKAGTLRGAERLQKLELEQNVIRSIDGRFLDDTTQLRSLTLEENLIEEIPAELFANQRSLKELSLENNNIKELPDGLFASVSGCLEELYLADNDLTVLTPAVLDLPRLELLDLSDNNFEDIPDNMFAKVKQLHELYLDGNMLDDIPDALRALSKLVTLSMTRNRLRAIDPQSWSMMVRLKELYLSENLIEELAPESFERLEGLKELTLDGNHLQTLPANMFARNHNIELLNLSGNHLVGPLASSFAGLWKLEELYLSDNPLGVVESNSFRDLRKLEKLSLENASLTDLGGSPFYGLSTLERLDLDNNKVQRLEGASLRGLEMLERLHIHHNPVGKIETNTFKQLGNLKRISIGPGTIAFGEELLQNNQRLQELHLYDCLAGPLPPRFFHFIRKLHTLAIVNNKHLKAVNKLWFKDLSNLQTLALSNNALAQFEKGLFDPLDGLDELYLSGNPVGELDRDIFSKLLGLEVLDLSNMALATLPMGIFDNLYDLETLDLGENRLASGLISGIFHNLYSLRILSLDNNHLQTLDPVLFDDLKNLREIDLSGNELASLDAQLFHDSLDLELLDLSSNKFTTFDLQQTAYAKTLVELDMDDNQLVTLRITEDLEELYVENNELAAIDCDNSPSYNLRSLSVANNNFSELGSLLRFNNLESLDVSYNEQLTVLELGPISRAMSVLEVLNVSHCAIAGLDGTEIEVHTFMELLDVSYNKLAELDMSVFQNFPAVEGFMFGGNPFQQFPIEEVVHSFKDLELIGLDGTEWETSFLDELERYIADRDLKFWEADEEDARPCTVGRLNPLYCGQ, from the coding sequence CACCAGCACGGCCAGGAATGCAAGCTGTGGAACCTGTACTTGGACACCGCCGAGGAGGTGTCGGAGGCGATCATCGACACCGGGAACGGTGCGTTCGCCGAGGTCGAGATATCCTTCTCGTCGCTCCCGACCATCCCACCGTCGCTGTTCGCGGACAACGAGAACGTGGTCTCGCTCAAGATGGAGGATTGTGACGTGGAGCTGCTCGAGAAGGGCACTTTCGAGGATGCCGGCGAGCTCAAGTATCTGCAGCTACCGAAGAACCACCTGACCACACTGATCGATGACGTGTTTGCGCCCGCCTCGAAGCTGCTACGTCTACACCTCGGCAGCAATCGGATCGTCACCGTCGAGGAGTTCGCTTTCCGCGGGCTGGACAACCTGGAAACGTTACGCCTATCACGCAACAAGCTGGCCCAGTTTCCGGCGAAACTCTTCGCGGGCTTGGACCAACTGACGGAGCTCAATCTCGATCACAATCACGCCGAAACGTTACCGGACCGGCTGTTTGAAGAGCTGACCCAGCTACGGGAACTCCACCTGGACCACAACTATCTAACGACCCTGTCCCGGAATACGTTCGCGGGGCTCAAGGGACTCCGCAAGTTGATTCTGAAAGAGAACGAACTGTCGTCGATCGATCCGCTAGCGTTCAGTCCGCTCGTGACGCTAACGGAGCTCGATTTGGAGGGTAACAACTTGAAGCTGCTGTCACCGAATACCTTCGCGCCACTCGTACACCTCCGGGAGCTGGTGCTCACGGACAACTACATCGAGCGGCTGGATGACGCAATCTTCGCCGGGAACGGCAATCTGGAGATTCTGAAGCTTAACAACAATTCGATCGAAGAGCTACAACCGGCCGTGCTGACCAGCCTGCGGAATCTGGAGGACCTAGCGTTACATCACAACGAAATCCGTGCACTCGATAAGCACCTCTTCAAGAGTGCCGCCAGCCTGAAGGTCCTGCAGCTGGAGGGTAACGTCATCCAGAAGCTCTCACCGGGCACGTTCGAAGGCCTGCGACGCCTGGAGACGCTCGACTTGGAGGACAACAGTTTGTCGGCGATCGATGGGGGCCTCTTCGCGGGGCTGACGTCACTGGAGAAGCTGTACATCAACGAGAACCAGATCGAGGAGCTGAAGGCCGGCACCCTGAGGGGGGCCGAGCGGCTACAGAAACTGGAGCTCGAGCAGAACGTCATCCGTAGCATCGACGGGCGGTTCCTGGACGACACGACGCAGCTGAGAAGTCTGACGCTCGAGGAGAACCTTATCGAGGAGATACCGGCCGAACTGTTTGCAAACCAGCGGAGCCTCAAGGAACTGTCGCTGGAGAACAACAACATCAAGGAGCTGCCGGATGGGTTGTTTGCTTCCGTGTCGGGTTGCTTGGAGGAACTGTATCTCGCCGACAACGATCTCACCGTACTGACACCGGCCGTACTGGATCTTCCCCGGCTCGAGTTACTCGATCTGTCGGACAACAACTTCGAGGACATCCCGGACAATATGTTCGCCAAGGTAAAGCAACTGCACGAGCTCTATCTGGATGGGAACATGTTGGACGATATCCCGGATGCGCTGCGGGCACTGTCGAAGCTGGTGACCCTCTCGATGACGAGGAACCGGCTCCGTGCGATCGACCCCCAAAGCTGGAGCATGATGGTACGGCTAAAGGAGCTCTACCTGTCGGAGAACTTGATCGAAGAGCTGGCGCCCGAAAGCTTCGAACGACTCGAAGGGCTGAAGGAGCTAACGTTGGACGGGAACCATCTGCAGACCCTGCCGGCGAACATGTTTGCCCGTAACCACAACATTGAGCTGTTGAACCTGTCCGGTAACCACCTGGTGGGCCCCCTGGCAAGCAGTTTCGCTGGTCTGTGGAAGCTAGAAGAGCTGTACCTGTCGGACAATCCACTCGGGGTGGTGGAATCGAACAGTTTCCGCGATCTCCGCAAGTTGGAGAAGCTTTCGCTAGAGAACGCCAGCCTGACGGATCTGGGCGGTAGTCCATTCTACGGACTGTCGACACTGGAACGGTTGGATCTGGACAACAACAAGGTACAGCGGCTAGAGGGAGCCTCACTTCGGGGGCTCGAAATGCTCGAACGGCTCCACATTCACCACAATCCGGTGGGCAAGATCGAAACCAACACGTTCAAGCAGCTCGGCAACTTGAAGCGCATCTCGATCGGTCCGGGAACGATAGCGTTTGGTGAGGAGTTGCTACAAAACAACCAACGACTTCAGGAGCTGCATCTGTACGATTGTTTGGCtgggccgctgccgccacgCTTCTTCCACTTTATCCGCAAGCTCCACACACTGGCGATCGTCAACAACAAGCATCTGAAGGCGGTCAACAAACTATGGTTTAAGGATCTTTCCAACTTGCAAACCCTCGCGCTGAGCAACAACGCGTTGGCGCAATTCGAGAAGGGTCTCTTCGATCCGCTGGACGGTCTAGACGAGCTGTACCTGTCGGGCAATCCGGTCGGTGAGCTGGATCGTGACATCTTCTCCAAGCTGCTCGGTCTGGAGGTGCTGGACCTCTCGAACATGGCGCTCGCCACACTGCCAATGGGAATCTTCGACAATCTGTACGACCTGGAAACGCTCGATCTGGGCGAGAACCGGCTGGCCAGCGGGTTGATCAGTGGCATTTTCCACAACCTGTACTCGCTGAGAATCCTGTCGCTGGACAACAACCACCTGCAAACGCTAGACCCGGTGCTGTTTGATGATCTGAAGAATCTGCGCGAAATCGACCTGAGTGGCAACGAGCTAGCCAGTCTCGATGCTCAGCTCTTCCACGACTCGCTCGATCTGGAGCTACTCGATCTGTCGTCCAACAAGTTCACCACCTTCGATCTGCAGCAAACGGCGTACGCCAAAACGCTGGTCGAGCTCGATATGGACGACAACCAGCTGGTGACGCTACGGATTACGGAAGATCTGGAGGAACTGTACGTGGAGAACAACGAGCTGGCCGCTATCGATTGCGATAACTCACCGTCGTACAACCTGCGCAGTCTGTCCGTGGCCAATAACAACTTCTCGGAGCTGGGATCGTTGCTGCGGTTCAACAATCTCGAATCACTGGACGTGTCTTACAACGAGCAGCTGACCGTGCTCGAGTTGGGCCCGATCTCCAGGGCAATGTCGGTGCTGGAGGTACTCAACGTTTCGCACTGCGCCATCGCCGGGCTGGATGGGACGGAAATTGAAGTGCACACGTTTATGGAACTACTGGACGTGTCGTACAACAAGCTGGCCGAGCTGGACATGAGCGTGTTCCAGAACTTCCCCGCGGTCGAAGGGTTCATGTTCGGTGGCAACCCGTTCCAGCAGTTCCCGATCGAGGAGGTGGTGCACAGTTTCAAGGATCTCGAGCTGATCGGACTCGACGGTACCGAGTGGGAGACGAGCTTCCTGGACGAGCTGGAGCGGTACATTGCCGATCGGGATCTGAAGTTTTGGGAGGCCGACGAAGAGGACGCCCGCCCGTGTACGGTTGGGCGGCTGAACCCACTGTACTGCGGCCAGTGA